DNA sequence from the Daphnia pulex isolate KAP4 chromosome 8, ASM2113471v1 genome:
TGATTCTGACgataaaattctaaaagttGAATTTAATATAGTCAATCCGGAAGAACTACGATTACTGTAATTCATCACTCAAAAGTAAAATCATGTTTAGCTATACAAATACAATAAATGGTCATACAAGGGTAATATTTATTCGTCGTCTCTACAACATACAAAAGTTTTAAAACGTCTCATCATTAAACATGCGAGGGTGTTCTCATAAGCTAATTATGTAAAGTAGGTAAACTTAAGCGAAAACAGCGGTGAATAGGCTGGGAGTCGCTAGTGATGTCGTCAGGTAAACAAAGCCTTGGATTATTCGAACAAAGTTCCTTTTGAAGTGTTGGATAGTCAAACGATAACAATTGCGTACAGCCCATTAAATCAATGCGACTCAATTGTCCATTATTCGTCATCAACATTGCGCGTAATCCATGTGAAGTAAATTGTAAACAATATGCTAAACACAAATTGTCTAGGGCAGGGAACGAGGAAGCAACTGCCACTAAAGATTGATCAGTTAGTTGACTTCCAGCCAAAGCCAACTGCTTTAAGTTAGACAGTCGATGCGCGGATGCAGGTAAGATAGTTTTCTCAATCAAAATATCATTCAAGCCAGATACCCAGCTGAGATCGAGAACTGTCAATTTAGGCTGAAGAGCTCGGTTGAAAGAAGTTGGCGACACTGACGGAAGTTTTAAAGCAGCAAGGACGCTTGCGTTACAGCCTTGAATGCTAAGTGTTGTGAGGTGAGGCAAACGATCCATTAGCCATGCACATTGTTGATGTGAAAAGGAGGACCAATCCATCACCAAACACCTAGGCTGGCGGCGGATTATTCCGGCCAACACGATAGGAGTTAGCTGCCGGTGTGAGAGATCCATTAACTTCCATAGTGAAGGATCGATAGAATATCGATTCCATGATCGGCAAACCCGCATGCAAACCAGTAGTTCACCAATCGACAGGTATTGAAATACTGGTATGAGTAATTCAGGTCGCAGAATCAATTCTAGCTTATCCGACAGTTGGCCTAGCAAAATTCCGGAAGCTTTTCTCCTCTGTGTTTTTGAATCAATGTGGCTAATGGTAGATGGTCGCGCTAACGCAACGATAGGCTGCCGCACTTTTTTAGCCATCtccaattgttgttgttgcctgaGTTGATCCCGCAGGTGAGGGAAGGGGGATTCCATTTTATGTGGAGAGAACTTTGTTTCTGACACAAGTGCCTCATAGGGTTCATTTGATTCCTCTGCCGGCTCCTCTTTCTTGATAATGATTGGTGACAGCACATCGTTCTTAGGAATTACTTGTTCCACCTTGTTTTCAACAAATTCTCTTTTCACAATAACGGAAACTTGCGAACTTGAACAGCTGGGTTTGGTTTGGAGAACTGATGAACGTGAAGTTGAAGAAACACTGTGTTCTACTTTAATAGGTGTGGTGTTGAATGAAGTAGGAAGAGGTTTCTTGCTTTTAGAGTTGGCCGGTTGTGCAACCCTTACAACAGGAACCCCTGTTATAGCTAAGTGGGTTTGATCTTTTCTGTGTTGTTCAACTAAAGTCCGGACGTCTTGGATTAGGGCGACGGGGTTCACAAGCAAATCAGGAACGTTCTTGCGTGTTGGAGCTAGTGAATGTAAATAGAGCACAATCGCTCGAAGGCCATGTAATTCACTGGCTGTTAAGTGGACGTGTTGCGGTTGGCTTGGTGTAACTTTTTCGATATGCGTCTGtccctttttaaataaatgagaattattaaaatcttAAATAGAGCTTGAGTATTTACGGAACATACTTGTTGAAGCTGAGAAAAATCCAGGTGGTCTTTCCCCAATAAAGTGTAGACGTATCTTTCGAGGACGTACCAAAGCATTTCCTGTAAATTATTGCAAAGCACAACACTCTGGTTTAcggaataaataaacaatattaataaataaataccgtATAAAATGGGAAACGAAATTTAGCAGGTACGCGAGTGCTGTCTTCCAATTGCGCTATccgcaattgattttcaatggCAAAGCTATGAAGAAAATTGCCACCGAATACAAGAGAATCTGATGGTGTGTAAACTGCATGAATCCAGCCTGAGGGAATGAGGAAAGTGTTGCCAGCCACCAAATGTACACGACCACATTTCTCGACCAGATcaccaaaaaaaatgtcgcTCTGCTTGCCGGATAAAGTCCATTGTTCGTACAACTGTAGATTACGTTCCGTCGGAGGTATCAACCAGAAAACCTAAACAACTTGTTCATGTAAATAAGTTATAACAGTGTATGTGGATATTTGGTACATACCTTAGAACCCCTGATAATGTGATACCAGACTGAAGTGCCACCAAAGTCGATATGAAAATCTGTGTAACACCCAGCGACGCTCATCAAGCAATATTTCTGAACTTTGGGATACCACATATCGTCCATTGAGTTAGTCGATTCTTTTTGAAGCATTCTCAAAGCCCGAGGCCACATGACCTCAACCCAGTCAAGAAGACTAACCTGCAATGTAAGATGTTAAATTTCATGCTGCAACtgtgaacaacaacaacaagaaaaatgtactGTTGAAGGAGGATGGACCATGTGTTCGAGTTTTGTGTGGGAAAACTCTAGGCTAATGACATTCAATAAGCGATCTTTATTGGGGCTTTCATAGTACTGCTGCCATTCTTTCATAGTCATTTCCAAATTCCTTTGAGTAGCAACTTCCATTACATCCACCATTCTTCTTGAACCTACAATTTTTAAAGCATTACTCACAAATATAAGCACTAAGATCTAATTTATATAATTACCAACACACTGTCTAACATCTCCAACAGAAAAATCAGATTTTGGAACTTTCATATCCAGCCCTGACTTATCTTTGAATAATAAAGGGGTACTGAAACCATTCTTTTGAACATATCCCATGGTAAAATCTGTAGAACTGtaaatatttaacattttcaaataaattaagttGACAATGGATATTAACTTACCCTTTCCTTGCATCTcttgaacaaacaaattttcaaacttaTCCGTTGTAAGTTTAAGATCAAGACTGAAGGATGGAAGAGAGCTAAATGCCAGTTCAAGATccaagtcatcatcatcgtctaaATCTGAGTTTTGACTTCGTCCTCCACGTTTTCTCTAGAACatcgttatattttattattaggaAACAAATAAGACAACCGATAGAACAAGATTAAACTTACTTGTGATGTGCGTCCCCTTCTACGgttactttttctttgtttttttgctaCTGAGTGAGGAAGCGAATTGTCTTCCACTTCCGACATTTGGATCTGGTGCTCAAATACTCAATATATAAACGAAATAACAACCAATTTCAGTGACGGAACTCACAAAAATTAAACACGTAAAATAGAGAAATGGTAAATtgctattatttttctttaccaaACACTAAACTAGTAGTATCGATATACATAATCAGCAAATCGATCAATTAAAACCAATGAAATAGGAAACGATTAtatgttaattattttattgaattaaattctaaaaatttaaaaatcaataaattttttatcacattatagaaataatagaaataatttcatatatttttgttgGCACTAGTGGATGAGACGATCccaaatcccccccccccccccaaaaaaaaaaaaagaaaacacgtGGAATGTCAAACCTGACGGACGTCTGCTACAGGTTTCTCCGTTTCTGGTTTAGTTCTAGTTTTCTTGAACTAGAATTAAGAATTATTCGTTCTTCGTTGCATGTAAACATAGGCTAACTCCAGTTTTACGGAgaaatttatttggttttccaATGGCTACATGTGATTCAGTTAATTTAGGAACGGTACCTCgtagtgaaaaaaagaaaagatacaTTATTTGCAACCAACAAGACGTTTCGGAAATATGGAATGGACTGGTGCTGTGTGCATCGAAAGTCAAGGATGAAGTTTTTGCGCTCGAAGgtaaattttgtattaaaattttttttaaatggtaacAAGTATCATTAGTTTTTGTATCCCATCAGAACCAATCAAGACAACTGATCAGCTATTAGGTGAAGAACTACATTGCCGAACCTGCCTCATCAGTTTTACAGGAAATGATGACTATAGACTGCATTATAGGGATGATTTACACCGTTATAATCTAAAATTAAAGTTGAATGGAAAACCACCCATTAGCCAAGATGAATTCTGTGAAATTGAAGATGGAATATCCAGTATATCAGGTTCAGATAGTGAAGAAGATTCGTCTGAGGGAACACTCAAAGCATCTGTGGGAAGCCCtaaaatttactttcaaaATCAGGCAGCACAGAAAATGGCTGTATACCGTTGTTTGTTGCATTCAAAAAAGGtatgaattgaaatttaattatattttcctTGTGACCTTCccatcaatattttttttgttactattTCAGAAACCACCTAATAGTGACACAGAATTACTCCAGCTTATTCAGTCATTGCCAAAGCAAAACATGTGGGCTATAATTATGTTAGGAGGTGGTCATTTTGCTGCAGCAATTTACCAAGGTAAGTTTAAACCACATCCAATCAGTAAATCAGTTAGGCCTAATTGTTATTTGAATgtgaaattataattattaGGAGCTGATTTGATTCACCACAAGACTTTTCATTCATACACTGTCAGAGCTAAGCAAGGTGGGGGTCAGTCTAGTAGGGATAACAAATCTGGAGGTGGCTCCCATCCAAAATCAGCAGGTGCCTCTCTTCGACGCTACAACGAAGCAGCCTTTGCAGAGGTACTACAACATTTTAGGGTCATGTAAACATCGATCTttgaatgattattttctatgtttttctttctagcaTGTTCAATCTTTGTTTATTTCCTGGTGCGATGTACTGAAAAAATGCCACTTTATTTTGTATCGGGCAGCAAGTTCGAACCAGACAATTATGTTTGGAGggaaaaatccattttttgaCCGAAGCGATCCACGATTAAGATCAATTCCTTTCCCTACAAGACGAGCTACTCTAAACGAAGTTCAAAGAGTTTGGTTGCATTTGGCAACGGTTGAACTAGTTGGTAAGTTCAGATGTTTTTTCGAGTCTATTAATTTATAATGGTACACCTAATCGTAAGAGTTTATTTGGTATTTAAAGATGAAGAAGTAGCTGTAGAAGATGATTTAACAAAGGTGATTTCAACGACACAGAATTTGCAGCTTGGCGAAGAAACAAGTGATGATGAACTAAAGGTCTTGGAACTTCAACGCgcaaaaagaatgaagaaaaaaattgtggcaAAAATCAATAGCAATATCGCTGTTCAACCTGTTGAAATAagtaattttgtattttgttgttggtgatttaaataattttattatttttaaaattcatagtTGTTGATGACAAGGATCTTTTCCCTGGTGAAAAAGATATAATTGAGAACATTTTTCTTACTATCAAGCGAGGAAATGCTGATTTATTTGACAAGGAGATTGACAAATTGTCAGAGATTTTGGATTCGTATCGTGAAGAGTACCATCTGGATATGACAGATGTTTTGAATCAGAGGCTTGGCGACGATTGTGAAACTTTGCTTCAGCGATCAGCGATGGTCAACAAGCGGgctaattttgtttggtattgtgaaaaataaaaattgttttgtgcGTGTTTTTAAGTAATCCTTGGTTTTTCGTTTCAGGAAATTGATGGAGCTGGGATGTGACCCTTCTTTGAGCGATGCTTCCGGAAGAGTTCCTTACATGGTAGCATCAGATAAAGAAACGCGAGCAACGTTTCGCCGGTTTATGGGTGCTTATCCCGATCGATTTGATTTTATCAAAGCAGCGATTCCCTCACCTTTGACAGATGaaatagagaaacaaaaagcagATAAACTGGCCGAAAAGCGTAAAGTTCAGAAGCaggctaaaaaagaaaaaaagtctatCGAGAAAGctaaaatggaagaagaaaaacgagtaCAGGAGGAATTGCGTAaagttgaagaagagaaacgcAAAATTGAAGAAGACAAAGCTCGTTTTGTAGCGCTATCTGATAGAGAAAAGGtacgattttaaaaaatgaaaccgaacgaaaaaattaatattttcccctttttcagAGAGCTTTGGCTGCTGAACGACGATTATTAGCGAATGCATCAGTTACTGGATTGGCAACTCCAGTTTTGGTTCGTTGCTTCCTTTGTGGTTTGGATATCAGCGGCAAAGTTCCATTtgaatacaacaacaacaaattttgctCACCTCCGTGTTTGCAAAAGCATCGTAAACTAaatgtcaaataaaattgattaagGTTGTACTTGGAGGAGattacaaaaacattttttggtttttttttcaccaaattTATCTTCTAGTttggttcttatttttgttctcttttttgtaaaaatagtAGATTACTTTGTTAAGAAGAAATTGGCAAATTGCGCACCAAGTCAGCCACTCTGCCAAAAGGGCCCAAGGCAATGCGCACCAAAACCAAATTGTGTGATCTGGCAACGCTGCATGTTTGAATGAGTAGTCAACATTTCGAAATTAGCCGAAAATGGCTAGTGAACTTTGTCAAAATTCAGAGGCCATTACTGTACATTCTACTTTTAAAATCAAACCCAGTGCAAAATATACATTGTGTGATGGTGTTGTTACTATTTTATCGTTGTTGCTTTATGTTGCAGACATCGTCACAGGTAGAGAAACATTTGCATTTTCCGTTACGTTAGACACTTTGTTGGatcatgtttcatttttctaaatctaGATATTATCTTGGGTGTTAAATATCTGAATGCTGGATATTTTGAATGGGGAATTTTAACATTAGTGTTATCTATTGTACCATCTATTTTAATACAATGTATTAGTCTGCGATGGTATAAGGTTGATCAAACTGCTGTCACTTTACCAATGGCTCTTTCTCATTTCTCACTGCTTGGAATTGTTTATCGGTAAGTTTATTTAACTTAATTCATCTTACCTATTGCATtagctaaatattttttaaattcacagATATGCTGACATTCtaaatttgttaaaatctCAACAACGTGCAGAATCCCATACCAACAATCAGACTTTGCAACTGTTGTGTCACTACCAAAGTGATGTTTGCTTGCTAAGgttatttgaatcttttttagAGTCAGCTCCCCAACTCCTACTTCAGTTGTATGTAATGCATGAGCTTGATTCATGGCATCCTTGGACTGGTATATGGCACCTATATAATTTATTAGGTGAATTAGCTTACCTaactgaaaatttatttcacaaGGTATTTCTGCATTGGGTTCTTTATTCTCACTTGCTTGGGGTATAGCGTCATATGCCCGAACCATGCGAAATTCAAGGGAAGATAAAGCACGCATCACATGGATAGGTTTGGCTTTGCAAGCTGCATGGCGAACAGGCACAATGGTTTCACGGATCATGGCCTTGCTTGTATGTGCTTCTGTTATTCACTTGTGGTTCTTGCTTGCCATTACTATTCATTGGGTTGGAATGACGCTTTGGACAATCAAGCAAAAAACTGATTTATGTTCAACAGCTTGGGAAGAAAGAATTTATAATGCTGTAGTTGgtgttatttattgtttttgtttcttcaatgTTAAGGTAAGGTacacaaatggaaaaataataataataataaaaccaatcaaatttctttttatctaaCTGGATATTTGTTTTCAGGAAGGACAATCACGTCAGAGAGCCATAGTGTTTTACACAGTGACGGCCACGGAAAACGCAGCATGCGTTGCTATCTTTCTTCGATTTTCCCAAGAGCATACGGATCGTCTCTGGTTTAATACAGTCGCTCCCACtttgattgttgttggcttCTTGTTAGGTACgaaattttctattatttaaaataaaaattattaattaatcatTTATCTGTTGATCAAATTTATCTCATATAAGGTCATACCAGTCAACTAGTATATTACCGTTGGTTTCATCCTTCCGGTCCAATTAAATTTCAGTCCTCGTCAGTTGCTTCTCGCATAGAAGAGGTTGGTCACTATTAATCACtattaatattttcaaatctcatgtcatcaataatttttattaaattgatCAGAATACTCGACAAGAAAGAGATACCCCCGAAGAACAACCCGCCCTTAGTTTCAGCCCTGTTTTCACAATAAGAACGCTCAAGCATATGAATCGCAAATTCTCAGGTGTCAGGTGAGCTAAAACTACgtcaaaacaagtttttatgGACTAGTTTATTAAAaacgtgttttctttttgaattaacAGTTTGGCTTCGGCTGTTATAGAACCTGTAGCAGTGGTTACGGCTAAAATAGAATCCGAAATACCGCTTGAGAATAACAATCCATCTCAAGGCAATCAGCCGTGCacagagaaaatagaaatacaCGAATTGCAGGATCCATTGACCATGGAATCTGCTGGTCGTCGAACAGGAAAGTCTATTTCCGATTCGCGACTGCTGGAAGTCACTTCCGTTGCAGATGACGCTCCAATGCTTAAGACCAAATCAGAAGGACATCTTCAAGTTTGGAATTGGTCGTGCTCTAATAAAGCTATGCCATCGCAGTCATTTCTTTTCGTAAACGAGTTCGATTCAAAAAGCGAAACTTCGAACACCTCAGTTCACGATTATGAAAACATGGTTGTTCTTAATGTTAACCGCACTGATTGGGGCATCCGTCATTGGAAAAGTTATTCGGACATTGAAACAAGCTTTCACGATAATAGCGTTTGCAAGGTATACTTTTAcaagttatttcattatcTAATTAAATGATAACAACACATTTCGTTACGACCCATTAGGAAAGAGATCCGCTGGAATCATCCATAACTTCAGCGTCGTCGAATGATTCAAGTCGCTTCTTGCCTTCCGGTAAATTAAGTATAGAAGACGCTATTGCGCAATTAAAAGCTCTAGCTGTTCATGGCCACAATGTCTACCAGCAACCGGATTTGAATGCATCCAAGCTTTATGATTTCATATGGAACAATGAAAATGTCAGCACGATTGCTGGACCGATTCGAGTTTGTCCTACTTTGGGTCATAATCTAAGCATCATTACTGAAGTTAGCGAAAGTAATTCAACGTCGTCCACTAGATCTAAAAGTTCCCTTGTCCAAACGGTCGATACTATTATGGACAAAAGTGCATGCGATGCATCACTCGAGGACCAACACCTCACATACGTTGAGATAAGTTTTCTTTCAAAGCTTTCTGAATCTTCGGTGGAATCCGACATCTCTGTTGAACTTACACCCGATGGATCACAAAGCAAACGCCCAGCACGGCGACAGTTTTCAATCATTCGCGATAAATTTGAAGCGAAACAGTCAAGTGCTGAAAAGCACGAAATCAAGCTAAACGAAgtcgaaaaggaaaatattccTACAGtatcttattctttttcaa
Encoded proteins:
- the LOC124200138 gene encoding jmjC domain-containing histone demethylation protein 1-like isoform X2: MGYVQKNGFSTPLLFKDKSGLDMKVPKSDFSVGDVRQCVGSRRMVDVMEVATQRNLEMTMKEWQQYYESPNKDRLLNVISLEFSHTKLEHMVHPPSTVSLLDWVEVMWPRALRMLQKESTNSMDDMWYPKVQKYCLMSVAGCYTDFHIDFGGTSVWYHIIRGSKVFWLIPPTERNLQLYEQWTLSGKQSDIFFGDLVEKCGRVHLVAGNTFLIPSGWIHAVYTPSDSLVFGGNFLHSFAIENQLRIAQLEDSTRVPAKFRFPFYTEMLWYVLERYVYTLLGKDHLDFSQLQQGQTHIEKVTPSQPQHVHLTASELHGLRAIVLYLHSLAPTRKNVPDLLVNPVALIQDVRTLVEQHRKDQTHLAITGVPVVRVAQPANSKSKKPLPTSFNTTPIKVEHSVSSTSRSSVLQTKPSCSSSQVSVIVKREFVENKVEQVIPKNDVLSPIIIKKEEPAEESNEPYEALVSETKFSPHKMESPFPHLRDQLRQQQQLEMAKKVRQPIVALARPSTISHIDSKTQRRKASGILLGQLSDKLELILRPELLIPVFQYLSIGELLVCMRVCRSWNRYSIDPSLWKLMDLSHRQLTPIVLAGIIRRQPRCLVMDWSSFSHQQCAWLMDRLPHLTTLSIQGCNASVLAALKLPSVSPTSFNRALQPKLTVLDLSWVSGLNDILIEKTILPASAHRLSNLKQLALAGSQLTDQSLVAVASSFPALDNLCLAYCLQFTSHGLRAMLMTNNGQLSRIDLMGCTQLLSFDYPTLQKELCSNNPRLCLPDDITSDSQPIHRCFRLSLPTLHN
- the LOC124200144 gene encoding uncharacterized protein LOC124200144, which codes for MASELCQNSEAITVHSTFKIKPSAKYTLCDGVVTILSLLLYVADIVTDIILGVKYLNAGYFEWGILTLVLSIVPSILIQCISLRWYKVDQTAVTLPMALSHFSLLGIVYRYADILNLLKSQQRAESHTNNQTLQLLCHYQSDVCLLRLFESFLESAPQLLLQLYVMHELDSWHPWTGISALGSLFSLAWGIASYARTMRNSREDKARITWIGLALQAAWRTGTMVSRIMALLVCASVIHLWFLLAITIHWVGMTLWTIKQKTDLCSTAWEERIYNAVVGVIYCFCFFNVKEGQSRQRAIVFYTVTATENAACVAIFLRFSQEHTDRLWFNTVAPTLIVVGFLLGHTSQLVYYRWFHPSGPIKFQSSSVASRIEENTRQERDTPEEQPALSFSPVFTIRTLKHMNRKFSGVSLASAVIEPVAVVTAKIESEIPLENNNPSQGNQPCTEKIEIHELQDPLTMESAGRRTGKSISDSRLLEVTSVADDAPMLKTKSEGHLQVWNWSCSNKAMPSQSFLFVNEFDSKSETSNTSVHDYENMVVLNVNRTDWGIRHWKSYSDIETSFHDNSVCKERDPLESSITSASSNDSSRFLPSGKLSIEDAIAQLKALAVHGHNVYQQPDLNASKLYDFIWNNENVSTIAGPIRVCPTLGHNLSIITEVSESNSTSSTRSKSSLVQTVDTIMDKSACDASLEDQHLTYVEISFLSKLSESSVESDISVELTPDGSQSKRPARRQFSIIRDKFEAKQSSAEKHEIKLNEVEKENIPTVSYSFSNQSEDSASPVHKSVQSRKKQSTLSPESRIFSQSALKR
- the LOC124200138 gene encoding jmjC domain-containing histone demethylation protein 1-like isoform X1, with the protein product MSEVEDNSLPHSVAKKQRKSNRRRGRTSQRKRGGRSQNSDLDDDDDLDLELAFSSLPSFSLDLKLTTDKFENLFVQEMQGKDFTMGYVQKNGFSTPLLFKDKSGLDMKVPKSDFSVGDVRQCVGSRRMVDVMEVATQRNLEMTMKEWQQYYESPNKDRLLNVISLEFSHTKLEHMVHPPSTVSLLDWVEVMWPRALRMLQKESTNSMDDMWYPKVQKYCLMSVAGCYTDFHIDFGGTSVWYHIIRGSKVFWLIPPTERNLQLYEQWTLSGKQSDIFFGDLVEKCGRVHLVAGNTFLIPSGWIHAVYTPSDSLVFGGNFLHSFAIENQLRIAQLEDSTRVPAKFRFPFYTEMLWYVLERYVYTLLGKDHLDFSQLQQGQTHIEKVTPSQPQHVHLTASELHGLRAIVLYLHSLAPTRKNVPDLLVNPVALIQDVRTLVEQHRKDQTHLAITGVPVVRVAQPANSKSKKPLPTSFNTTPIKVEHSVSSTSRSSVLQTKPSCSSSQVSVIVKREFVENKVEQVIPKNDVLSPIIIKKEEPAEESNEPYEALVSETKFSPHKMESPFPHLRDQLRQQQQLEMAKKVRQPIVALARPSTISHIDSKTQRRKASGILLGQLSDKLELILRPELLIPVFQYLSIGELLVCMRVCRSWNRYSIDPSLWKLMDLSHRQLTPIVLAGIIRRQPRCLVMDWSSFSHQQCAWLMDRLPHLTTLSIQGCNASVLAALKLPSVSPTSFNRALQPKLTVLDLSWVSGLNDILIEKTILPASAHRLSNLKQLALAGSQLTDQSLVAVASSFPALDNLCLAYCLQFTSHGLRAMLMTNNGQLSRIDLMGCTQLLSFDYPTLQKELCSNNPRLCLPDDITSDSQPIHRCFRLSLPTLHN
- the LOC124200145 gene encoding ankyrin repeat and zinc finger domain-containing protein 1-like, whose translation is MATCDSVNLGTVPRSEKKKRYIICNQQDVSEIWNGLVLCASKVKDEVFALEEPIKTTDQLLGEELHCRTCLISFTGNDDYRLHYRDDLHRYNLKLKLNGKPPISQDEFCEIEDGISSISGSDSEEDSSEGTLKASVGSPKIYFQNQAAQKMAVYRCLLHSKKKPPNSDTELLQLIQSLPKQNMWAIIMLGGGHFAAAIYQGADLIHHKTFHSYTVRAKQGGGQSSRDNKSGGGSHPKSAGASLRRYNEAAFAEHVQSLFISWCDVLKKCHFILYRAASSNQTIMFGGKNPFFDRSDPRLRSIPFPTRRATLNEVQRVWLHLATVELVDEEVAVEDDLTKVISTTQNLQLGEETSDDELKVLELQRAKRMKKKIVAKINSNIAVQPVEIIVDDKDLFPGEKDIIENIFLTIKRGNADLFDKEIDKLSEILDSYREEYHLDMTDVLNQRLGDDCETLLQRSAMVNKRANFVWKLMELGCDPSLSDASGRVPYMVASDKETRATFRRFMGAYPDRFDFIKAAIPSPLTDEIEKQKADKLAEKRKVQKQAKKEKKSIEKAKMEEEKRVQEELRKVEEEKRKIEEDKARFVALSDREKRALAAERRLLANASVTGLATPVLVRCFLCGLDISGKVPFEYNNNKFCSPPCLQKHRKLNVK